From Papilio machaon chromosome 2, ilPapMach1.1, whole genome shotgun sequence, the proteins below share one genomic window:
- the LOC106707885 gene encoding uncharacterized protein LOC106707885, which produces MKMAEDLGDNASRMNDEEKVETEVLTLLDLKKRREALLEKKKIILKRINSEKLAQVTDKHYKFYPKSMDSASKSTDESITEHLHQADYSITFGHASLDDEDIAQTDTITFSSNTIFQDKVEINNTKENDANITNIDNLKFIEMIDNSSFNFTDIGNNSVMDISMNEFIPDVSSTNKILLIETSTFFGNPNPQTNVNVIANDIPDVLDSTVTVTASTEISSPQIDEVAAVGDTSMPQPNEVTVIGDASRSQPNEVATAGETSNPQPHDLANTDTYYGDLSINRKRKNKANKEPGKWKKNLNKNLRMKGEPYLGYRRVTTNKNIKKKIHHDVLRPARSMKPSCISSFCKKSKLRSCQNIDEDKRKELFNTFWKTMSWEQRKTFVCCHVIANDKKVTKNPESTRFKTLAYFLTIENIRYQVCKKMFLNTLGIKDWFVRYWLEKTNSAMPPHSQKEIHSKKKQAAHVFAEEFLNSLPKMPSHYCRSSTSRQYLEPLFQNMAQLYKEFSSKCEFESVECLSRRIFDNIFLKLNLSLYHPKKDRCDVCCGHEAGNINDAEIALHRQRKEKARKEKEIDKDLAKEGKCHVFTQDVQSVKLAPNLQASAIYYKTKLCVHNFTMYNLATHEAVCYWFDESNASLEASVFASCIVDQLQSVLNRKLLPVILFSDGCCAQNRNSVLSNALLRLAIEKQVIITQKYLEKGHTQMECDSVHSAIECKLKGREIYLPSQYASIAKSARSYPMPYDCRYLDYNFFTDFSKTLIYKTIRPGKKTNDPTVTDLKLITYKPDGTIWYKLNFEDPQLHLLPQRPLKLSNAVPPLSELPKLYDARLPISQRKYKDLQDLKAVLPSNCHTFYDEIPFKV; this is translated from the coding sequence atgaaaatggcCGAGGACCTTGGTGATAACGCTTCCAGAATGAATGATGAGGAGAAAGTGGAGACTGAGGTCTTGACTttacttgatttaaaaaaaaggcgGGAAGcgttattagaaaaaaaaaagattattttaaaaagaataaatagcGAAAAGCTGGCACAGGTAACAGATAAACATTATAAGTTTTACCCCAAATCTATGGATTCTGCTTCTAAATCAACTGACGAATCTATTACTGAGCACTTACATCAAGCAGATTATAGTATAACTTTCGGACATGCCAGCCTTGATGATGAAGATATTGCACAAACTGATACAATCACATTCAGCAGTAATACGATATTTCAAGATAAAGTAGAAATTAACAACACAAAGGAGAATGACGCAAATATAACTAACATTgacaacttaaaatttatagagaTGATAGACAattcttcatttaattttacggaCATTGGCAATAATTCAGTAATGGACATTTCAATGAATGAATTTATTCCTGATGTTTCTTCAACGAACAAGATATTATTGATAGAAACTAGTACATTTTTTGGAAACCCTAATCCTCAAACCAATGTAAATGTTATCGCAAATGATATTCCCGATGTACTGGATTCTACTGTTACAGTAACTGCTTCAACTGAAATATCAAGCCCCCAAATCGATGAAGTTGCCGCTGTTGGTGATACGTCGATGCCCCAACCTAATGAAGTCACTGTTATTGGTGACGCATCAAGGTCTCAACCTAATGAAGTTGCCACTGCTGGTGAGACATCTAACCCACAACCCCATGATTTAGCAAACACTGATACGTATTACGGagatttatcaattaatagaaaaaggaAAAACAAAGCTAATAAAGAGCCTGGTAAGTGGAAGAAAAacctaaacaaaaatttaagaatGAAAGGAGAGCCGTATTTAGGCTATAGACGAGTCACgaccaataaaaatattaaaaaaaaaatccatcatGATGTGTTAAGGCCTGCACGAAGCATGAAACCTTCATGTATTTCATCTTTTTGTAAGAAATCGAAACTGAGAAGTTGTCAGAACATAGATgaagataaaagaaaagagTTATTTAACACGTTTTGGAAAACGATGTCATGGgaacaaagaaaaacttttgtaTGTTGTCATGTTATAGCAAATGACAAAAAGGTTACTAAGAATCCTGAGTCAACAAGATTTAAAACTCTAGCTTATTTCTTAACTATTGAAAATATACGCTACCAAGTATGCAAGAAGATGTTTCTAAATACTTTAGGGATTAAGGACTGGTTTGTACGTTATTGGCTTGAGAAAACAAACAGCGCCATGCCACCACATTCACAAAAAGAAATCCattcaaaaaaaaagcaaGCTGCTCATGTCTTTGCGGAGGAATTCCTTAATAGTCTTCCTAAAATGCCATCACACTACTGTAGATCCAGTACGTCAAGACAATACCTAGAGCCGTTATTTCAGAACATGGCGCAGCTATACAAGGAATTTTCTAGTAAATGTGAATTTGAATCAGTAGAATGTCTTAGTCGCAGGatttttgataacatttttttaaagcttaaTTTAAGCCTTTATCATCCGAAAAAAGATCGGTGTGATGTATGCTGTGGTCATGAAGCAGGCAATATTAATGACGCAGAAATAGCACTACATAGACAACGGAAGGAAAAAGCTAGAAAGGAAAAAGAAATAGATAAAGATTTAGCCAAAGAAGGAAAATGCCATGTATTTACGCAAGATGTTCAATCAGTTAAATTAGCTCCTAATCTTCAGGCAAGTGCTATCTACTATAAAACGAAACTGTGTGTGCATAACTTTACAATGTATAATTTGGCTACTCACGAGGCTGTTTGTTACTGGTTTGATGAATCTAATGCCTCACTGGAAGCTTCTGTGTTTGCATCTTGTATTGTTGATCAATTGCAAAGTGTATTGAATAGGAAATTGTTACCTGTAATACTATTTTCCGATGGTTGCTGTGCACAGAATCGAAATTCTGTCTTGAGTAATGCCCTTTTACGTTTGGCAATAGAAAAGCAAGTtattataactcaaaaatatCTAGAAAAAGGGCATACTCAGATGGAATGCGATTCTGTGCATAGTGCCATCGAATGCAAATTAAAAGGAAGAGAAATCTACTTACCTTCTCAGTATGCAAGTATAGCAAAATCAGCTAGATCTTATCCAATGCCCTACGACTGTCGTTATCtggattataatttttttactgattttaGTAAAACATTAATCTACAAAACCATACGCCCGGGCAAGAAAACTAATGATCCCACTGTGACTGATTTAAAGCTTATAACTTACAAACCAGATGGTACTAtttggtataaattaaatttcgaaGACCCTCAGCTGCATCTCTTGCCTCAACGTCCACTAAAATTGAGTAATGCTGTGCCGCCCTTAAGTGAGCTGCCTAAATTGTATGATGCAAGATTACCAATTTCCCAGCGAAAATACAAGGATCTCCAAGACTTAAAAGCGGTGCTACCATCTAACTGCCATACATTTTACGATGAAATaccatttaaagtttaa